One window of Papaver somniferum cultivar HN1 chromosome 9, ASM357369v1, whole genome shotgun sequence genomic DNA carries:
- the LOC113310735 gene encoding E3 ubiquitin-protein ligase RING1-like, protein MSSTTTAAAGAATTANNNGRQTYWCHECDMSVSLLSSSQPLLCAHCNGDFLEEMETPINHNSSSNPNFPNSNNNNPSLPLLHPFPILSPPQTLTTPTTDDDTNDFDSFQIPSPIRVSDAYLLDRLIQHLADPHDGIPGFPIRQHHQTSSPASKASVESIPTVKITSSLLNSDSILCAVCKDEFLVDVEAKQLPCNHIYHFDCILPWLEQHNSCPVCRFCLPTDEPERRSTHTRTRVRFGNLMDDIEDDADDLFGMGNTLRHIARRHRLVFPMRSTTGVDSSSSPTQMAEAETSAAGPANSGETVSSWPIEGGSRIAGSRGSRGGGSNGGGRLDEDGDTVMSEIRGGLLE, encoded by the coding sequence ATGTCGTCAACAActacagcagcagcaggagcagcaacaacagcaaacaATAATGGAAGGCAAACATATTGGTGTCATGAATGTGATATGAGTGTATCTCTCTTATCATCATCTCAACCTCTTCTTTGTGCACATTGCAATGGCGATTTCTTAGAAGAAATGGAAACCCCGATTAACCACAATTCgtcatcaaaccctaatttcccaAATTCTAATAACAATAATCCATCTCTTCCTCTGCTGCATCCATTTCCTATCCTTTCACCTCCTCAAACCCTAACTACACCTACTACTGATGATGATACTAATGATTTCGATTCATTTCAAATCCCATCTCCGATTCGTGTATCTGATGCTTACCTTCTTGATCGTTTAATTCAACACTTAGCTGATCCTCATGATGGTATTCCTGGATTCCCGATTCGACAACATCATCAGACTTCATCCCCAGCTTCTAAAGCATCTGTTGAATCAATACCCACAGTTAAAATCACTAGTTCATTGTTGAATTCTGATTCAATTTTATGTGCTGTTTGTAAAGATGAGTTCTTGGTTGATGTCGAAGCTAAACAATTACCTTGTAATCACATCTATCATTTTGATTGTATTTTGCCATGGCTTGAACAGCATAATTCATGTCCTGTGTGTAGGTTTTGTTTACCTACAGATGAACCCGAGAGAAGATCGACTCATACTAGAACTAGGGTTAGATTTGGGAATTTGATGGATGATATCGAGGATGATGCTGATGATCTGTTTGGTATGGGAAATACTTTGAGACACATTGCTAGGAGACACAGATTGGTTTTCCCAATGAGGTCCACTACTGGTGTGGATTCTTCGTCCTCCCCAACTCAGATGGCGGAAGCTGAGACTAGTGCAGCTGGACCTGCTAATAGTGGTGAGACTGTATCGAGTTGGCCTATTGAAGGTGGAAGTAGAATTGCTGGTAGTCGTGGTAGTCGGGGTGGAGGAAGTAATGGTGGTGGAAGGCTGGACGAGGATGGTGATACTGTAATGTCTGAAATCAGGGGAGGTTTGCTGGAATGA